One Natator depressus isolate rNatDep1 chromosome 13, rNatDep2.hap1, whole genome shotgun sequence genomic region harbors:
- the LOC141997084 gene encoding olfactory receptor 12D1-like, translating into MENQTEISKFILLGLTNLQELRCFLFILFLMLYLASILGNGAIMAIVMAEPRLHTPMYFFLGNLSCLDIFYSTVTVPKMLAGFLSGHQTISFTDCLAQLHFFHFLGSSEVILLAVMAYDRYVAICNPLRYMLVMNPQVCLLLAAATWTTGFLHALLHMVMTSRLQFCGCNRVHHFFCDIKPLLSLACSSTSLNLSLLNIVTGTIALSPFIITLLSYLYIIFFLFLKVQSQDGRRKAFSTCTSHLTVVALLYVPVLFNYMPHSVGGSSEREMIITLIYTIVTPVLNPLIYTLRNQEVKSALRKALERKLLCGKK; encoded by the coding sequence atggagaaccagACGGAGATAAGCAAGTTCATCCTCCTGGGCCTGACCAATCTCCAGGAGCTGCGGTGCTTCCTCTTCATTCTCTTCCTGATGCTTTACTTGGCCAGCATTCTGGGGAATGGGGCAATCATGGCCATTGTAATGGCTGAACCCCggcttcacacccccatgtacttcttcttGGGCAACCTCTCCTGTCTGGACATCTTCTACTCAACAGTCACCGTGCCCAAGATGCTGGCTGGTTTCCTCTCAGGGCACCAGACCATCTCCTTTACTGACTGCCTGGCTCAGCTCCATTTCTTCCACTTCCTGGGAAGTAGTGAGGTCATTCTTCTGGCTGTCATGGCCTACGACCGCTATGTGGCCATCTGCAACCCGCTTCGCTACATGCTGGTCATGAACCCACAGGTCTGCCTGCTCCTGGCAGCAGCCACCTGGACCACCGGCTTCCTACATGCCCTGCTGCACATGGTCATGACCTCCCGACTGCAATTCTGTGGCTGCAACCGTGTGCACCACTTTTTCTGTGACATCAAGCCCCTGCTGAGCCTGGCCTGCAGCAGCACCAGCCTCAACCTGAGCCTCCTCAACATCGTCACTGGGACCATTGCTCTGAGTCCCTTCATCATCACGCTCCTCTCCTACCTCTACatcatcttcttcctcttcctgaaGGTCCAATCACAGGACGGCAGGAGAAAGGCTTTCTCCACCTGCACCTCCCACCTCACCGTGGTGGCACTGCTTTATGTGCCGGTCCTCTTCAATTATATGCCACATTCTGTGGGAGGCTCCTCAGAAAGGGAGATGATCATCACCCTCATATACACCATCGTCACCCCAGTTCTGAACCCCCTGATCTACACCCTGAGGAATCAGGAGGTGAAATCTGCTTTGAGGAAAGCACTGGAAAGAAAGCTTCTCTGTGggaaaaaatga